gttcttctctgcagatcctcacaagctctgtcaggttggatgggaagggtcgctgcacagctatttcaaatcaaagtttatttgtcacgtgcgccgaatacaacaggtgtatgtataccttacagtgaaatgcttacttataggcTCTAACCAAGAGTGCAAAAaaagtattaggtgaacaataggtaagtaaagaaataaaacaacagtaaaaagacaggctgtaTACAGAAGCAAGGCTATAAaaatagcgaggctacatacagacaccggttagtcaggttgattgaggtagtatgtacatgtagatatggttaaagtgactatgcatatatgatgaacagagagtagcagtagcataaaagagggggttggcgggtggtgggtgggaaacaatgcaggtctctccagagatgttcgatcgggttcaagtctgggctctggctcggacattcagagacttgtcccgaagccactcctgcattgtcttggctgtgtgctaagggtcgttgtcctgttggaaggtgaacatttgccccagtctgagatcctgagcgctctggagcaggttttcatcaaggatctccctgtgctttcctccagatgtgacgcttggcattcagggcaaagagttcaatcttgatttcatcagaccagagaatcttcatCAGATCAGTCACTGTCAGTCCTTTTTAGTGTTGAGTCAGTCTCTACCGGacaaagtcatgttaggataCATCAGTTATCCTGTTAGAGCTTTTTTGTCGAATCCACTGCGCTGCTTCAGGTGGAACGtttatggtcatgttgcagcagtgtgtcggagggagattccaagatgtgggaCTTGTGCAGAAGGGCATGGGACAGAGGATTGTGTAGTTTTCGGTGGATAAAGTTGTGTGTGTCaactgtaggggtgcccatgttgctggggatcgaAAGTGCTAGAGGCAGGTTGAAGTGGCCAGAGTCAGAGTATAGTGCAGAAGGTGTCATATGCTTGGGTTAAGGGTGAGAGATCCTGAGAGGATCCCAGTGAGTAGTGGATTTAAGCCAGCAGAGGGATAGAACAACGACTGATATATGcttcattataaactgggtggttcgagccctgaacgcTGATTGGCTTAAAGtcatggtatatcagacagtataccatgggtatgacgaaacatttatttgtattcttctaattacgttgataacccgtttataatagcaataagggacctcgggggtttgtggtatatcgccaatataccacgactaaggacTATATACAGGCACgctgcgttgcgtcgtgcataagaacggCCCTTAGCCGtggcatattggccatataccacaccccctcgagcgttattgcttaagtatggttggcttcttagcgttcatagcaatggttatcaactgtactgcagaaatggaacgtaaatcacagaaaatgtattttgtggtggcagctgcagagaagtatttgggtATATGAGATTTgacagaagagttacagggtgtgttgtgGGGTGATGTCCCATCCTCCCAGGCCATTGGCATGGTGAAGGAGCaaatagggtcaaagtagtggaatggggtagtgggtttttaatgagtgtaggtggCAGCTCCAGAGAAGTACCTGGGTGTTCGAGATTTTACTGCAGATGAGTTCTaagatgttttgagatgtttatttttttaaatagtgtTATATAGGTGTAGGGTTGGGTGTGCAATTTTTTAAAACAATTGTTCCCCTTTTTATATCACTAATGTAAGAGGATGAacaaacactaccacacagtaaGTGGGGGCATGCACAATGCCATGATACCAAAGAAGAAGGCAGTAATGTTGAAGGGTTATGCCCTGCTTACATCGTGACGTATTTCATTAATGTTGGTGAAGCCAGCCGGTTATATTATGGTATGGTTATTTTCAGTCGCAAACCACCACCATGCACAACTCAGGGAGTCCAACCAATACACAGACTCCTGATGTTGTGTCCCAAAGCTATCAAAACGCCAACAATACAGTTCTAAAAATGTTTTCATTCGTTGTTGATGCTACGTGTTAATGTGAATAATTTATCATATTTCCCCCTGTATAACGTTACAATTGTACAGCTAATAGGCAGTAGCAACAGCACAACTTTAGATCAATAGAACACATTCAcctatccagtggtgtagtggtgcctggagaagtgggtatactctaattTTGCCCAAATATTTACAAACGGCTCGCCAGGTGAAGGAAAGGCCCCCTGTGTGAAAAATTCTATGAGAAACAGTGATACACTGAATGACCTAAAATTACAAatcccatattggtctttcacagtcaggccaaaccaagctgtactgtgcaagtaatctaatagtaggcctactattgaaaCAGATACATTTCAGAGTTTcattttttttctcaggtttttgctctCCAAGTCCCTTTTTTGATAGTAAAACAACAACATTGGATGTTGTAAGTCTATAACAATGCTTAACCATATCAGGAGACCACACAAAACAAGtgagtgtagttaccctttaattaaAGTGTGCAGCCACTTAGCACTGTTGTTTGTTTAGAGGTGCTTCTGTAGCACATGAAATGGAGTTAGCAAAACAAATGGTCACTGGATTGATTGAAATAATCCCGATATCATTCTGCCATtaggtaaaaatacttgaaagtactacttaagtcgttttttgtggtatctgtactttgctatttatatttttgccaacttttacttttactacattcctaaagaaaattattaactttttactccatacattgtccctgacacctaaaactactcattacattttgaatggttagCAGGACAAAAACAttttctaattcacacacttatcaagagaacatctctggtcatgcttactgcctctgatctggcagactcactaaacacatgtttTGTTGGAGCATTCCCCTGGCTATCTCTAAATGTAAAAAACAAGAAAAGggtctggtttgtttaatataagggatttgaatttgaaaagatgtatacttttacttttaatacttaagtatttagcaaatacatttacttttgatacttaagtatatttaaaaccaaatacttttagacttttactcaagtagtattttactgggtgactttcacttttacttgtgtcattttctattaaggtatctttacttttactcaagtatgacaattgggtactttttccaccactgccattTAGGCATATGCTAAGAGCCggctcttgtaggtgaacgttgggagccggctcgcatatcagaagagccgaatctatttataaaaaaataaagatatgaataatcaaaagattTAAATGAATAAAATTAACTATTTCAAAGAAcggggaaatatatatatatatacgcctAAATGCTCAAGTTCATCCTGACTGTttgctcagactaacagcctcacctgttgttcctgtcagacacacagtgtcaaccaatgaactAAAGAGGCATGTGGGAGGGCCAagccaactcactcacagtcacacacttagcagccgaggagagaggaaggacagctgtgaaaacaacagctggaaaatgagtcggaagcacagtagcatttggatgcattttaataatgtagacaatgttagagcacagtgtagaatttaccaaaacaaaatctcatataaagccggttctacccacaacctacaccggcatatgtgaactgtgcacccaactgtgaagctagctgtagcggagcttcgagaaactagcgggcctgctagtgatagtggtggagccagcacctccacacgtggagatgtatccactcagtctAGTAGGCCTACTCCGTAACCCACAGCAACGCAGTCTTTTATGGTCAGTTTATACCAAAGTctgtctgtagcaaaacaaggccaaattgatattgcattggctaaaatgattgccaccgatttccagccattttcgatcgtggagaacagaggttttagaaattatagcaatagtctaaatccaatgtacacaattccaagcaggaaaaccctttcaaaatcacttattccacaactATACGAGAGCACACAAGCTTCAGTGCgggaaagagtccaaaaagctactgcagtttgccttaccactgactgctggacatcaagggtaaccacttcttgtatgtcggttacatgtcactccattgaagatttttcgatgtctagctgtcttctagactgctttgagttcagcgacagacacacctcagagaacttggcagaggaactgttgagagtggccagagaatgtcaagtagatggaaaagtggtctgttgtgttagcgacaatgcagctaacaGACTAACAGAGCCATGAAAAGCCATGAAAATGTTaaaatggacccatcatccatgtcttgcccaaacaatcaacctgattgtaagagatcctgtgagctggtggaagaacaaggcctctgtctacccacggcttactaaagtcatgacagggagactctgcatagtggccacatccgttACTTCTGAGTGTCTTCTCGAAAACaggacaaataattactgagcgaagaaaccgcatcagcccctcgaaagtgaggcagcttgcatttctgaatgcaaatctctcataaaagcaaaatatggtcagcattgctgtgtgctgctggttataacatggcaatcaagaagagagaaaaaagtgggaccagtttaatgttttaagtgagatgctgcagttttgcaaattgttatttatttttctttgatatggtgcaatattctattatgctgttcagattgtattcgttttgaatggttagatttatatgcactttgtttatatacattaaaaaattatactttaaatgtttaatatttatttatcataacaaaccaatgcctttttaaatacattgtggttaaggtagtaaggtagagtatgatttcatttaataatttaattaaTTATTGTTTTAAaaccaatcatagtcaaactatcgcaaactgtttgactttaaaaaaaaacatgtcttgTATTTTTTcaagagccgtttgggagccaaaagagccggctctttttggtgagctgagccgaacgagtcggctcactgaaaagagacggaatgcccatcactaatTTGACATGTGACTAGAGCTTGCATTGAATTGTGGGTAGTATCAACCCCGCAAGTGACCATGTTGTTCCCTCGAGCTAAATCTAGTGCGGAGGGGCAACGTTAGATCGCGTAAAcgggactagtaaccggaaggttggaagatcgaatccccgagctgacaagttacAAATCTGTccctctgcccctgaacaaggaacaGTTAACCccaatgttcctaggccgtcattgaaaataagaatttttatgatgtactttctgtattgatttgttgttaatacaaaataaaaataataataataattttaaaaaactgatttgcctaggtaaataataataatgcacCATGGCAGCACATTCTGATTTCACCCCAGAACGGTAGGTGTCAGTAGTGCCCATTGCCTGTCTTGAAAATAGAGTATTCTGCCCTTGacaacaatggctactgctacaAAAATTATCCAGAGGCTCAGAAATCTTTTGTCGGGGGTAAGCCATCTCATCACATTGTATATTTAGTGCAAGTGTCACTTATTTCAAGTTGCCAACACATTTGAAGAGTTTGCAGCCTGTCGAACTGCCTAAGGTTAGATAGCCAGATGGCTTGTTACTATAGTTTGCTGACATTGTATGTTGGAAATGGAAGACTCTTTAAAAGCAAGTTATTACTTTTAATTCACCTTATCAAATTTCCACAGCATAATCTGCAAGCAAAGCTACAGTTGCGTTACGGTGAGATTGCAAAGAGGTAAGTGGCAGCTCACTCATGTCTTTAATGTTTCATGATAGCTAAGAATCAATTTAGGCAGAACGTTTTCAGCAGGTTTTGCATGACACTCAAatgggaggggaggaaaggatgGTGTTTGTACACTTTGTAAATGACACAATCTTTGTTACAATCTTTTGTGCAGGACCCTACCACCACCCAAACTTCCTGTTGGGCCCAGCCACAAGTTTGCCTTCAATTACTATAATGGCAGAGATGGGCGTAGAGAGTCTGCACCTGCATTGGTTGTGATGTCGTGTCAAAAGGCCTTGACTGCTTGGTAAGTGGGACATAATAAAGGCTATGACAGTGGAACAAGTGTTGGGATTCTTTCTCTGGCAAACTGGGTGGAAGTTGAGTGCATATGACTACTTTACTGTACAGTTTTAAAGCAGAGTCAAAGCAGTCCTGCTTAGATTAGACTGCATTAGTCTCTTGTGAAAattgcttcacacacacactactcactcACACAGATACACtactcactcaatcactcacatACACAgactactcacacacacacacacacacacacacacacacacacacacacacacacacacacacacacacacacacacacagactattcactctcacacagactacacacacacacactattcactcactcacacagactATTCATTCACTCACACAGActcctcacacacagactactcactcacacacacactcctcactcacacacacacacacacacacacacacactcctcactcacacacacacacacacacacacacagactacacacacacggacacacacacaactctctctcacactactcCCTTCATTGGCTCACACACACTcgcatacaatcatcatataccATGCTGCTACtcttatcatatatcctgatgcgtagtcatcttacccatatacatataTAACCCTCCCCCTCCAGTATCCctccacattgtaaatatggtattggcactgaccctgtataaTATCTTACTTATTTTCTTGTGTTcatatttcttgtgtgtttttgttctatttAAATTTATAGTACTACGGATATTGATTACTGGATTCTTGTAAGAAAGtcctttcactgtacttgtgcacttgACAATACAACTTAACTTGCCTACGCAGACACTTAAATCTGTAAATGGCCAATCAAGCAATATTTTTGGATCATAGTAAATATTTTGGATAGTATTATACAATATCGGTGTGCATTTGATTTAGCAAGAGAATTAACTTCCTACTGTATCTTCTGAGTGATGTACCAACATTAACTTATGCTTTCATTCCCTTACAGCCAAGCTCTGGAGGTGCCAGCAAAGCGTCCAGTCACACCTGGAAATGTTCCCAGGGAGCTAACGctgtctacagaccagccatacCTCTGAACAACGTTGTTTTATTCCTGACTTATTGTAGGTCTGACAGCAGAGCACAATGTTGCTATCACTATTGTTCAAATCTTGTAAAATATTAAATTGTTAATAAATTATGTAATGTTTGAAGAAATGTTTTGTAATGACCAATTGCTCATGTTACTAGCATATATACTTTGTGAGTCAATCACAGTTTTGGGTACCtggttaaaggtagactcagcgatatggtgtagatgcagaaagtaaacagcatagtgggtcaactTCCGCAACAACTAAGTGCGTTGAAGTgcgaggctcaacttctccgctgtttggtgccctggctaccacACTGAACTGCGTTATGCGAACCCATGCACATGCGCAGATGCTGTGTGAGAGCGAAGtgttgcatctcgctcatctctaTCTCCGGTGCTGCTTGTGGCAACGTAATttcactgagtctacctttaatatCCCCAAAGTAGCTCATCATTATCAGGAGTCGACTCAACCATTCATGCATGTAGTCTGCTGCATATTATAGAATCTCAGGGTAAGTATAAAACTAATTGAGACAAGACAACCATTGATAAAATATATTTGCCAAAATGATTCATCACAGACAGAGTTATGTCAAGGACAGTTTCCTAAACTCTGTTATTTCCCCATTAACCATGGCATCAAGGCCACCCACTTAGTCATGGATAACACTTATGCTACACCCATCACTGTTCATCCACCCACTTCTTCTGCTTCACCAGAGGAAAAGGCGAAGCGAGATGGATAGCTGagcccaaaatctgtcttctccagcaggtggcgtttttCTGTCACCAAGCGAGGAGTTTTTGTATAGTGGTCAATGCGAGAGTGTTGATGAGGGTTGTTGACTTCAactgcctgtattcaatggaaTATCCATCTCGAGACAATttcgatataaagtgttttttctcaaagttgccaggatgtccatgtcctacttatatcagtacactcctAAC
This genomic stretch from Salvelinus alpinus chromosome 15, SLU_Salpinus.1, whole genome shotgun sequence harbors:
- the LOC139539620 gene encoding NADH dehydrogenase [ubiquinone] 1 alpha subcomplex subunit 7-like → MATATKIIQRLRNLLSGHNLQAKLQLRYGEIAKRTLPPPKLPVGPSHKFAFNYYNGRDGRRESAPALVVMSCQKALTACQALEVPAKRPVTPGNVPRELTLSTDQPYL